A single Henriciella sp. AS95 DNA region contains:
- a CDS encoding serine hydrolase domain-containing protein: MAISNRKSFLLSCATSLAFLATACAAAPAGGEGAVQSAAWPPLGQVEDASDFDPAGLDALAAAMQGFVDDGHVIGMQTLLVKDGETVQYGQYGVRHVANDEPVQPGTMYRIYSMTKPITGVALMQLYEDGAFELDDPITKYIPGFEDLQVLAGTNDDGTPKLEPLERPATMRELMSHTAGFAYGLGGNDYANEQFREQEVLRSPDLETLIDKVSGIPLLYQPGKTWYYSVAVDIQGYLVEKLSGMPFGEYLDANVFTPLNMDDTGFYVPEEEYDRLADLMAYYEPAGGFVPSRSEGTQFRQSTIPFESGGGGLVSTIDDYARFCQMLLNGGTLSGNRVIDAETIALMTTDQLPEGAGTGFDGTQRDPNAGEPHKFGLDFGLITDPVAMKSPAGQGTFYWGGAAGTWFWIDPENDLFFIGMIQRFGALPGEQADFRGESMRLIYEALEE, encoded by the coding sequence ATCATTCCTTCTGTCGTGCGCAACATCGCTGGCGTTTCTGGCGACGGCTTGTGCGGCGGCGCCTGCAGGCGGTGAAGGCGCCGTACAGTCGGCGGCCTGGCCGCCTCTGGGACAGGTTGAAGACGCCAGCGACTTTGATCCTGCCGGTCTCGATGCCCTCGCCGCGGCCATGCAGGGCTTCGTTGATGACGGCCATGTGATCGGCATGCAGACCTTGCTCGTGAAGGATGGCGAGACCGTCCAGTACGGGCAGTATGGCGTCCGGCACGTCGCCAATGACGAGCCTGTCCAGCCAGGGACGATGTATCGCATCTATTCGATGACGAAACCCATCACGGGCGTCGCTTTGATGCAGCTTTATGAAGACGGCGCCTTCGAGCTCGATGATCCGATCACAAAGTACATTCCGGGGTTTGAAGACCTGCAGGTTCTCGCCGGTACGAACGATGATGGCACACCCAAACTGGAGCCCCTCGAACGGCCTGCCACCATGCGGGAGCTGATGAGCCATACGGCCGGCTTTGCATACGGCCTTGGCGGCAATGATTACGCCAATGAGCAATTCCGTGAGCAGGAAGTGCTCCGTTCGCCAGATCTCGAAACGCTGATCGACAAGGTTTCCGGTATTCCGCTGCTCTATCAGCCGGGTAAGACGTGGTATTATTCGGTGGCCGTCGATATTCAGGGTTACCTGGTTGAAAAGCTGTCCGGCATGCCGTTCGGCGAGTATCTCGACGCCAACGTTTTCACGCCGCTCAACATGGATGACACCGGCTTCTACGTGCCCGAAGAAGAGTATGACCGGCTCGCCGACCTGATGGCCTACTATGAGCCCGCTGGTGGCTTCGTCCCGTCGCGAAGCGAAGGCACGCAGTTTCGGCAAAGCACGATCCCGTTTGAGTCGGGCGGCGGCGGCCTCGTATCCACGATTGATGATTATGCGCGCTTTTGCCAGATGCTGCTCAATGGCGGTACGTTGAGCGGAAACAGGGTCATCGATGCCGAAACCATTGCGCTGATGACGACTGACCAGCTGCCGGAAGGGGCCGGCACAGGGTTCGATGGTACGCAGCGTGACCCGAACGCTGGTGAGCCGCACAAATTCGGCCTCGACTTTGGTCTCATCACCGACCCGGTCGCCATGAAAAGTCCTGCTGGTCAGGGCACGTTTTACTGGGGCGGTGCAGCCGGTACATGGTTCTGGATCGACCCGGAAAACGACCTCTTCTTCATCGGTATGATCCAGCGCTTCGGCGCTCTGCCCGGTGAACAAGCTGATTTTCGCGGCGAATCGATGCGTCTGATCTATGAGGCGCTTGAAGAATAG